From Sporosarcina sp. Te-1, the proteins below share one genomic window:
- a CDS encoding ABC transporter permease gives MAALFKSEFYKLRKSSIWLLIFVSPLLSFFIGLLEFNEVPQYEGMQWITSLGMMSVGHAILFLPLLTGVFASFVCRYEHAGGGWKQLLTMPVHRGNIYIVKMLLVATLIGLTQLLFVAALLVIGWIKGFPGDIPWDVIGSSIAGGWLACMPLLALQLFVSVAWSSFAAPLAINVIFTIPNMLIVNSERFGPYYPWAQPFLLMIPDSSESFGALHTSATTLFIVIIGSFVVFFLAGLFYFKRKEI, from the coding sequence ATGGCGGCCTTATTTAAATCCGAGTTTTATAAACTTCGAAAATCATCAATCTGGCTTCTAATCTTTGTCAGTCCGCTGCTTTCCTTTTTTATCGGCCTATTGGAGTTTAATGAAGTGCCGCAATACGAAGGGATGCAATGGATAACGTCACTTGGCATGATGTCTGTTGGCCATGCGATTCTTTTCCTTCCCCTCTTGACCGGTGTGTTTGCCAGTTTTGTCTGCCGGTATGAACATGCGGGCGGTGGCTGGAAGCAGCTCTTAACAATGCCTGTCCACCGTGGAAACATCTATATCGTGAAAATGCTGTTGGTCGCCACGTTGATTGGCCTGACCCAGCTGCTGTTCGTCGCTGCTTTGCTGGTAATTGGCTGGATAAAAGGATTCCCTGGGGACATTCCGTGGGATGTAATCGGTTCAAGTATCGCAGGCGGATGGCTGGCATGCATGCCATTACTCGCGTTGCAACTATTTGTTTCTGTTGCATGGTCAAGTTTTGCCGCACCATTAGCCATCAATGTTATTTTTACGATTCCCAATATGCTGATCGTCAATTCCGAACGATTCGGACCCTATTATCCATGGGCACAGCCTTTCCTATTAATGATACCCGATTCAAGTGAAAGCTTTGGTGCTCTACATACATCGGCGACAACATTGTTTATCGTCATTATTGGAAGCTTCGTTGTCTTTTTCTTGGCAGGATTGTTCTATTTTAAGAGAAAAGAAATTTAG
- a CDS encoding ABC transporter permease yields the protein MIRVMLSEFIKIKRKLILFLIILGPLGVIGLQAANFGLRYDWLTSQYKEDLWGGLIGEVTMLSVPTILIGLTILTSMIANIEHQTNAWKQLVALPVSKMKIFAGKALLSFILLFMSCLFLFFGTIVLGICLRYGTDIPLLYLMKMCFFPFLAAMPFLALQTWLAISMKNQAIPLTTGILGTIVSLYATGFPDWMPLKWPWLVNEWDEPVYSVLFGIVTGLGLYSLSLIDFSRRDVK from the coding sequence ATGATACGAGTAATGCTGTCAGAATTTATTAAAATCAAACGGAAGCTCATTCTCTTCCTAATCATACTCGGTCCACTCGGTGTCATTGGTCTCCAGGCTGCCAACTTTGGTCTCCGTTATGATTGGCTGACCAGCCAGTATAAGGAGGATCTATGGGGAGGGTTGATCGGAGAGGTGACGATGCTTTCTGTGCCGACCATTCTGATTGGCCTGACGATTCTCACGTCTATGATTGCAAACATAGAGCACCAGACGAATGCCTGGAAGCAGCTCGTGGCCCTGCCTGTTTCCAAGATGAAAATTTTCGCAGGAAAAGCATTGCTGTCATTCATTCTTCTGTTCATGTCCTGCCTATTTCTGTTCTTCGGTACGATCGTTTTAGGGATTTGCCTCAGGTACGGGACAGATATTCCATTGCTCTATTTAATGAAAATGTGCTTCTTTCCATTCCTGGCCGCTATGCCTTTTTTAGCGTTGCAAACCTGGCTCGCCATCTCGATGAAAAACCAGGCGATCCCACTGACGACCGGCATTTTGGGAACGATCGTCTCTTTGTATGCGACGGGTTTCCCCGACTGGATGCCATTGAAATGGCCGTGGCTCGTTAATGAATGGGATGAACCGGTTTACTCTGTTCTATTCGGCATTGTCACTGGACTCGGCCTTTATTCGCTCAGTCTAATTGATTTTTCACGAAGGGATGTGAAATGA
- a CDS encoding ABC transporter ATP-binding protein — MSELIIETKNLTKKFGATRVVNHVDMKVKKGEIYGFLGPNGAGKTTTIRMLLGLARPSKGSIHMFGKDIRKEKLAILRKVGSLVEYPSYYGHLTARENLEAVRVLLDVPKSRIDEVLSIVRLTKDAKRPVKGFSLGMKQRLGIATALLGNPELLILDEPTNGLDPSGILEMRELIKSMPKEHGITIVVSSHLLSEIDQMATQVGIITKGRIIFQDSIQKLREQASSSIKLTVNDVEAAWKTLLSNGFTTDLVQNNIYIDRGTDDHVAAIVKSLVEHDFSIYRVEEQKKSLEEIFLELTGKEGGLL, encoded by the coding sequence ATGAGCGAATTAATTATTGAAACGAAAAACCTAACGAAAAAGTTTGGAGCAACGCGTGTTGTGAACCACGTTGACATGAAGGTGAAAAAAGGAGAAATCTACGGGTTTTTAGGACCAAATGGCGCAGGAAAAACGACAACCATCCGCATGCTGTTGGGACTGGCCCGCCCCTCAAAGGGATCGATTCATATGTTTGGGAAAGATATTCGGAAGGAAAAACTGGCTATCCTTCGGAAAGTCGGCTCCCTCGTTGAATACCCTTCCTATTATGGACATTTAACAGCCCGTGAAAATTTGGAAGCTGTCCGTGTGTTGCTGGACGTTCCCAAATCACGAATTGATGAGGTCCTTTCCATCGTCCGGCTGACAAAAGATGCCAAGCGGCCGGTCAAAGGCTTTTCCTTGGGAATGAAGCAACGCCTCGGAATCGCAACTGCCCTGCTCGGCAACCCGGAACTGCTTATATTGGATGAACCAACAAACGGTCTGGATCCGTCCGGCATCCTAGAAATGCGTGAGCTGATTAAGAGCATGCCGAAGGAACACGGTATCACAATCGTTGTGTCCAGTCATTTGTTGTCGGAAATCGATCAGATGGCGACCCAAGTCGGCATTATTACGAAAGGACGTATTATTTTTCAAGACTCCATCCAGAAGCTCCGGGAACAAGCATCGAGCAGTATTAAATTGACGGTGAACGACGTGGAAGCTGCATGGAAAACGTTGTTATCAAACGGTTTCACGACCGACTTGGTCCAAAACAATATTTATATCGATCGCGGGACAGACGATCATGTTGCTGCCATTGTGAAGTCCCTTGTAGAGCATGACTTCTCCATTTATCGGGTGGAAGAACAGAAGAAATCATTGGAGGAAATCTTCCTTGAGCTGACTGGCAAGGAGGGCGGTCTTCTATGA
- a CDS encoding DUF6176 family protein, with protein sequence MNIELTRYRVKKGKTERVDEWLAFLNNNMDEVLITLEGEKMYVETIFRETLSGEEYLYWYSVRGEDGQDVEESEHWIDKQHLAYWDECIDASFGSKDLTTEVVMIPKKIRSCMEE encoded by the coding sequence ATGAATATTGAATTAACGAGATACCGAGTAAAAAAAGGAAAAACAGAACGCGTCGATGAATGGCTGGCGTTTCTTAATAACAATATGGATGAGGTTCTCATTACCTTGGAAGGAGAAAAGATGTACGTAGAAACCATTTTCCGGGAGACGTTGAGCGGGGAAGAATACTTGTATTGGTATTCCGTTCGAGGAGAGGACGGTCAAGACGTGGAGGAATCGGAGCATTGGATTGATAAACAACACCTCGCCTATTGGGATGAATGCATCGATGCCTCCTTCGGGTCAAAAGATCTGACAACCGAAGTGGTCATGATACCAAAGAAGATCCGAAGCTGCATGGAGGAATAA
- a CDS encoding HAMP domain-containing sensor histidine kinase gives MKRLRRSLLAQYILIILFATMILPISVTGLSIVFYNTLYEDNSEDRLYNGTDLEQMWHRTATSLEQATEEDIREKFRQLKEVYTDADLYWVDQKGMTRVTFPENLPVRKQWSPTDAIQFMKDHRGLTADPFTTVAFLGAEGKNGFVVFQLPRSDMESPSDKLREQYNFLFPVALAAVFAIFILISTLFFYRIRKRLLHLQEAMAIPDQSGIPSPVAVSREDEIGRLEQSFNRMVQEVEEGRLRQLEEEELRKELIANLSHDLRTPLTTIRGHAYRLQQEHLSEKGMESVKLLDEKIRYTDGLIDNLVSYTLLTTGKYPFRPEQIDIVRLVRTSFATWYPIFEDLQFTMELDIPDRQIIWQADPQWFSRILDNLLQNIHRHAADGRFIAVRIQDETLMIEDHGPGMKSKSPSQGVGIGLSIVSLMMKEMKLEWDIQTNTRGTQMTIRQKQRSTYNEY, from the coding sequence ATGAAACGGTTGAGACGTTCCCTGCTAGCCCAGTACATCCTAATTATCTTATTCGCGACGATGATCTTGCCCATCTCTGTTACGGGGTTGTCCATTGTATTTTACAACACGCTTTATGAAGATAATTCCGAGGACCGCTTATATAACGGAACTGATCTGGAACAAATGTGGCACCGCACGGCGACAAGCCTTGAACAAGCAACAGAAGAAGACATCCGGGAAAAGTTCCGTCAACTAAAAGAGGTGTATACTGACGCCGACCTGTATTGGGTAGATCAAAAAGGGATGACACGCGTGACTTTCCCCGAGAACCTTCCTGTAAGAAAACAATGGAGTCCAACAGATGCCATTCAATTCATGAAAGATCATAGGGGACTGACAGCCGACCCATTCACGACAGTCGCATTTCTTGGAGCGGAAGGAAAAAATGGTTTTGTTGTGTTCCAATTGCCTCGGTCCGATATGGAAAGTCCGAGTGATAAATTGAGAGAACAATACAATTTCCTTTTTCCAGTCGCGTTGGCAGCCGTTTTTGCCATCTTTATTTTAATTTCCACTCTATTTTTCTACCGTATACGAAAACGGCTTCTTCATTTACAAGAAGCCATGGCCATTCCGGATCAAAGCGGGATACCTTCCCCCGTGGCCGTCTCGCGGGAGGATGAAATCGGACGGCTGGAACAGTCATTCAATCGGATGGTTCAAGAAGTAGAGGAAGGCCGGCTTCGCCAACTCGAGGAAGAGGAATTGCGCAAAGAATTGATTGCCAATTTATCGCATGACTTGCGGACACCGCTGACGACCATCCGCGGTCACGCCTACCGGCTGCAACAGGAACACTTGAGTGAAAAAGGAATGGAATCGGTGAAGCTGCTCGATGAAAAAATCAGATATACGGACGGACTCATTGACAATCTCGTATCCTATACGCTTTTGACGACAGGCAAGTATCCGTTCCGTCCTGAACAGATTGATATCGTCCGGCTCGTCCGCACTTCATTCGCCACATGGTATCCGATTTTCGAAGATCTTCAGTTTACAATGGAATTGGATATTCCCGATCGACAAATTATTTGGCAGGCAGATCCTCAATGGTTCAGCCGGATTCTCGACAACCTTCTTCAAAATATTCACCGGCACGCGGCAGATGGACGATTCATCGCTGTTCGAATTCAAGACGAAACACTTATGATCGAAGACCACGGTCCCGGAATGAAATCCAAATCGCCCTCTCAAGGAGTCGGCATCGGGCTTTCCATCGTTTCCTTGATGATGAAGGAAATGAAATTGGAATGGGACATCCAGACCAACACCCGCGGCACGCAAATGACAATCAGACAAAAACAAAGGAGCACTTATAATGAATATTGA
- a CDS encoding response regulator transcription factor gives MRTILYIEDDREIGRFVKDDLEARGFSVRWLLSGEGADEALAEADLVVLDVMLPGLDGFTIGQRLKRKQGDIPILLLSARTAVDDKLAGLQFADDYLTKPFHPDELAARIDVLLRRAGRDVAEEITLDHLRINLKENRIMTMAGEEILLTAKQHQIFTYLLRHPNQILTKEQLYEGIWQEPYLEGDKTLQVHIRYLREKVEKDPSKPKIIETIRGIGYRVKQ, from the coding sequence ATGAGAACCATTTTATATATTGAGGACGACCGGGAGATTGGAAGATTTGTAAAAGATGATTTGGAAGCACGCGGATTTTCCGTGCGCTGGCTGTTGTCGGGGGAAGGGGCGGACGAAGCTTTGGCAGAGGCAGATCTTGTCGTTTTAGATGTCATGCTGCCGGGCCTGGATGGCTTCACCATTGGCCAGCGGTTAAAGCGGAAGCAAGGTGATATCCCGATTTTATTGTTGTCCGCGCGTACAGCTGTTGATGACAAATTGGCCGGCCTTCAATTCGCAGATGATTATTTGACCAAGCCGTTCCATCCGGATGAGCTGGCGGCACGGATTGATGTGTTATTGCGGAGAGCCGGACGGGATGTGGCTGAGGAAATCACTTTGGATCATTTGCGCATCAATTTAAAGGAGAATCGAATTATGACCATGGCGGGTGAGGAAATTTTATTGACTGCCAAGCAACATCAAATTTTCACTTATCTGTTACGCCATCCAAATCAGATTTTGACGAAGGAACAGCTTTATGAGGGCATTTGGCAGGAGCCCTACCTGGAGGGGGATAAAACGCTCCAAGTCCATATCCGCTATTTGCGGGAGAAAGTTGAAAAAGATCCGAGCAAGCCGAAGATCATTGAAACGATCCGCGGCATCGGGTATCGGGTGAAGCAATGA
- a CDS encoding nitrate reductase subunit alpha — protein MNYFKPVERYSGNWSVLEEKNRDWENMYRQRWSHDKVVRTTHGVNCTGSCSWKVFVKNGIITWENQQIDYPSCGPDMPEFEPRGCPRGASFSWYEYSPLRVKYPYIRGKLWRLWSEALAEKKNPVKAWASIVEDPEKTAAYKKARGKGGHVRIHWRDASLLISAQLIYTIQKYGPDRIAGFTPIPAMSMVSYASGARFISLLGGEMLSFYDWYADLPPASPQIWGEQTDVPESSDWFNAGYLIMWGSNVPLTRTPDAHFMTEVRYKGTKTVSVAPDMAENTFHADNWIAPHPGSDAALAQAMTHVILDEFYEKRKEPMFLDYAKQFTDMPFLITLEAHEEGYKAGRFLRASDLGMESEHADWKPVIFDETKGEVIVPNGTMGQRWEKEAKWNLILENEDGSRVEPALSVLSHGGEWQEISFPFFDNRGNGTFKRSIPAMKVTCGDGSEKLVATVYDVMTSQYGIQRSGSQWDAKGYDDASSIYTPAWQEKVTSVKPELVIQIAREFAQNSLDTGGRSMIIMGAGINHWFNSDTIYRAILNLVTLTASQGVNGGGWAHYVGQEKCRPIEGWSTIAFARDWQAPPRLQNATSFFYFATDQWKYEEAGVHSLRSPLGNETRYEHPADYNVLAARLGWLPSYPQFNRNSLQLTEEAAKAGKTTTEEIVSHTVEQLKDGKLRFAVEDPDAPENFPRSLFVWRSNLVSSSAKGQEYFMKHLFGASSGLLAQPNENMKPNEVVWREEVEGKLDLLVALDFRMTATPLYADLVLPAATWYEKVDLSSTDMHPFVHPFNPAVDPLWEARSDWDIYRTLAQTFSEFAKQHLPGVYKDLITTPLAHDSVQEIAQPLGQVKDWKKGEIEPIPGKTMPGMTIVERDYTKVYDKYITLGPLLSTGKVGAHGVSFSVAEEYELLKGINGVHFDDTIKNGLPKLHTAKHVAEAMLTLSSATNGRVSQRAFESAEADTGVELKDISADRAAERFTFASITAQPREVIPTPVFSGSNKLGRRYSPFTTNIERLVPFRTLTGRQHFYIDHELFLDFGEALPVYKPTLPPMVLGPRDKQVVGGQDALVLRYLTPHGKWNIHSTYQDNQHMLTLFRGGPTVWLSDLDAAEHGIDDNEWLEVYNRNGVVTARAVVSHRMPKGTMFMYHAQDKHIQVPGSEITELRGGSHNAPTRIHMKPTQMVGGYAQLSYGFNYYGPIGNQRDEYVAVRKMKEVNWLEN, from the coding sequence ATGAATTACTTCAAACCAGTTGAACGGTATTCAGGGAATTGGTCGGTTCTTGAGGAAAAGAATCGGGATTGGGAGAACATGTATCGCCAGCGTTGGTCGCATGACAAGGTGGTCCGTACGACGCACGGGGTGAACTGTACAGGTTCATGCAGCTGGAAAGTGTTTGTGAAGAACGGGATTATCACATGGGAGAACCAGCAGATTGATTATCCATCTTGCGGTCCTGATATGCCGGAATTTGAACCAAGAGGTTGTCCTCGTGGGGCCTCCTTTTCGTGGTATGAATATAGTCCGCTTCGCGTGAAATATCCATACATACGAGGGAAGTTGTGGCGGTTGTGGAGTGAGGCGCTGGCCGAGAAGAAGAATCCTGTCAAAGCATGGGCGAGCATTGTGGAGGATCCGGAGAAGACGGCTGCGTATAAGAAAGCCCGCGGAAAAGGGGGGCATGTCCGGATTCATTGGCGTGATGCATCGTTGCTCATCTCTGCTCAATTGATCTATACGATTCAGAAATACGGTCCGGACCGGATTGCCGGATTTACACCGATTCCTGCGATGTCGATGGTCAGTTATGCGTCGGGTGCCCGTTTCATCTCGCTCCTCGGCGGGGAAATGCTCAGTTTTTATGATTGGTATGCCGATCTGCCGCCCGCCTCTCCGCAAATCTGGGGAGAGCAGACAGACGTTCCCGAATCAAGTGATTGGTTCAATGCAGGCTATCTCATTATGTGGGGTTCCAACGTGCCGCTCACACGGACACCGGACGCCCATTTCATGACAGAAGTCCGGTACAAAGGGACAAAGACGGTTTCTGTTGCACCAGACATGGCGGAAAACACGTTTCATGCAGACAATTGGATCGCTCCGCATCCCGGCTCCGATGCGGCATTGGCACAAGCGATGACCCATGTCATTCTCGATGAGTTTTATGAAAAGAGAAAAGAACCGATGTTCTTGGACTACGCTAAGCAATTTACCGATATGCCTTTCCTCATTACATTAGAAGCGCACGAAGAGGGGTACAAAGCAGGACGTTTCCTCCGGGCCAGCGACTTAGGAATGGAAAGTGAACATGCCGACTGGAAACCGGTCATCTTCGACGAGACGAAAGGGGAGGTCATCGTTCCGAACGGCACTATGGGCCAACGCTGGGAAAAAGAGGCCAAATGGAATCTCATCTTAGAAAACGAAGACGGCTCACGTGTTGAGCCTGCATTATCCGTGCTCTCGCATGGCGGCGAATGGCAGGAAATCAGCTTCCCATTCTTCGACAATCGGGGAAATGGAACATTCAAGCGCTCGATTCCGGCTATGAAAGTCACATGCGGCGACGGTTCAGAGAAATTAGTGGCAACTGTATATGATGTCATGACGAGTCAATACGGAATTCAAAGATCGGGCAGTCAATGGGATGCCAAAGGATACGATGACGCCTCTTCCATTTACACGCCGGCATGGCAAGAGAAGGTGACGAGTGTCAAACCGGAACTGGTCATACAGATTGCACGGGAGTTCGCGCAAAATTCATTGGATACGGGGGGCCGTTCCATGATTATCATGGGGGCAGGCATCAACCACTGGTTCAATAGCGATACGATCTACCGAGCCATTCTGAATCTGGTGACACTGACCGCTTCCCAAGGCGTAAACGGCGGCGGTTGGGCCCATTATGTCGGGCAGGAGAAGTGTCGACCGATTGAAGGATGGAGCACGATCGCCTTCGCCCGGGATTGGCAAGCGCCACCACGGCTGCAAAATGCGACATCGTTTTTCTACTTTGCGACAGATCAATGGAAGTACGAAGAGGCGGGCGTTCATTCTTTGCGCTCACCACTGGGGAACGAAACCCGTTATGAGCATCCGGCAGACTACAATGTGTTAGCGGCACGATTAGGTTGGCTGCCATCCTATCCGCAATTCAATCGGAACAGCTTGCAGCTGACGGAAGAAGCAGCGAAGGCAGGGAAGACGACGACGGAGGAAATTGTGTCTCATACAGTGGAGCAGTTGAAGGATGGCAAGCTGCGTTTTGCGGTTGAAGATCCGGATGCGCCGGAAAACTTCCCACGTTCCTTGTTCGTCTGGCGTTCCAATCTCGTCTCGAGTTCAGCCAAAGGGCAGGAATATTTTATGAAGCATCTATTCGGTGCCTCTTCTGGACTATTGGCGCAACCGAATGAAAATATGAAGCCGAATGAAGTCGTGTGGCGGGAAGAGGTGGAAGGCAAGCTTGATTTGCTTGTCGCTCTTGATTTCCGGATGACCGCTACGCCGTTGTACGCGGATCTTGTGTTGCCGGCCGCCACTTGGTATGAAAAGGTCGATTTGTCTTCGACGGATATGCATCCGTTCGTCCATCCATTCAACCCGGCTGTCGATCCGCTATGGGAAGCCCGGTCGGATTGGGACATTTACAGAACGCTCGCCCAGACGTTCTCTGAGTTTGCGAAACAGCATTTGCCAGGTGTGTATAAAGATTTGATTACGACGCCGCTCGCCCATGATTCGGTACAGGAAATCGCACAGCCGCTTGGTCAAGTGAAAGACTGGAAAAAAGGCGAGATTGAACCGATTCCGGGGAAAACAATGCCAGGCATGACGATTGTGGAGCGAGATTACACCAAAGTGTACGACAAATACATTACGCTCGGTCCATTGCTGTCGACAGGAAAAGTGGGGGCGCACGGCGTCAGCTTCTCGGTCGCGGAGGAATATGAATTGCTGAAAGGCATCAATGGCGTACATTTCGACGATACGATTAAAAACGGCCTTCCGAAATTGCATACGGCAAAACATGTTGCCGAAGCGATGCTGACGTTATCGTCCGCCACGAATGGCCGCGTTTCGCAACGGGCGTTCGAATCAGCGGAGGCAGATACTGGCGTAGAGCTGAAGGACATATCAGCAGATCGGGCTGCGGAGCGGTTTACCTTTGCAAGTATCACAGCACAACCTCGAGAAGTGATCCCGACGCCTGTCTTCAGTGGGTCGAATAAACTTGGCAGACGGTATTCGCCGTTTACGACGAATATCGAAAGGCTCGTCCCTTTCCGTACCCTGACAGGCAGACAGCATTTTTACATTGATCATGAATTATTTCTCGATTTCGGGGAAGCTCTGCCGGTTTATAAGCCGACGTTGCCTCCGATGGTGCTCGGTCCGCGAGATAAGCAAGTTGTTGGCGGTCAGGATGCACTCGTGCTGCGGTATTTGACGCCGCACGGAAAATGGAATATCCACTCGACTTACCAGGATAACCAGCATATGCTGACGCTGTTCAGAGGCGGTCCGACTGTCTGGCTTTCCGACCTGGATGCAGCTGAACATGGCATCGATGATAATGAATGGCTTGAAGTGTACAACCGCAATGGGGTCGTCACTGCACGGGCGGTGGTCAGTCACCGGATGCCGAAGGGCACAATGTTCATGTACCATGCGCAAGATAAACATATCCAAGTGCCAGGCTCTGAAATCACCGAACTGCGAGGCGGAAGCCATAACGCACCGACCCGCATCCATATGAAACCGACGCAAATGGTCGGAGGATATGCTCAGCTCAGTTATGGATTCAACTATTACGGACCGATCGGAAATCAACGGGACGAATATGTAGCCGTCCGGAAAATGAAGGAGGTCAACTGGCTTGAAAATTAA
- the narH gene encoding nitrate reductase subunit beta, which translates to MKIKAQVAMVMNLDKCIGCHTCSVTCKTTWTNREGAEYMWFNNVETKPGIGYPKRWEDQEVYKGGWQLRNGKLELKSGSKLSKIALGKIFYNPDMPEMKDYYEPWTYDYEKLTTAGDSEHTPVARAKSVVSGEYMDLEWGPNWEDQLAGGHITGPTDPNIQKIEEEIKFNFEQAFMMYLPRLCEHCLNPSCVASCPSGAIYKRDEDGIVLVDQEACRGWRYCMTGCPYKKVYFNWKTNKAEKCTFCFPRVESGLPTVCSETCTGRIRYLGVLLYDADQVLEAASTEDPQDLYKAQCDLFLDPNDPEVIEQARKDGISEDWITAAQNSPVYKLAIEYKLAYPLHPEYRTLPMVWYVPPLSPIMNYFEGKDSIKNPDMIFPAIEEMRIPIQYLANMLTAGDAETVKQGLQRMAMMRSYMRALSSGKEFDESKLERVGLTAHQTKQMYRLLAIAKYEDRFVIPTSHKEGQMNVYRSQGSAGYTEMGTYGESVSQDQFSYSIMGANGECDGCGPVNPQKTGKEIYEENFYGGIWRD; encoded by the coding sequence TTGAAAATTAAAGCACAAGTCGCAATGGTCATGAATCTGGATAAGTGCATCGGCTGCCATACGTGCAGCGTGACATGCAAAACGACATGGACGAACCGGGAAGGCGCCGAATATATGTGGTTCAACAACGTGGAAACAAAACCGGGTATCGGCTATCCGAAACGGTGGGAGGACCAGGAAGTCTATAAAGGCGGCTGGCAGCTGCGCAACGGCAAACTGGAATTGAAGTCCGGCTCCAAGCTGTCCAAAATTGCGCTCGGAAAAATCTTCTACAATCCCGATATGCCGGAAATGAAAGATTACTATGAGCCGTGGACGTACGACTATGAAAAATTAACGACGGCGGGCGACAGCGAACATACGCCGGTTGCCCGGGCGAAGTCAGTCGTCTCCGGTGAATATATGGACTTGGAGTGGGGCCCGAACTGGGAAGATCAGCTGGCGGGCGGTCATATTACAGGACCAACCGATCCGAATATCCAAAAAATCGAAGAAGAAATCAAGTTCAACTTTGAGCAGGCGTTCATGATGTACTTGCCGAGACTTTGTGAACATTGTCTCAACCCGAGCTGCGTCGCTTCCTGTCCTTCAGGTGCCATCTATAAGCGGGATGAAGACGGCATTGTTCTCGTCGATCAGGAAGCATGCCGCGGCTGGCGATATTGCATGACGGGCTGCCCGTATAAAAAGGTCTACTTCAACTGGAAGACCAACAAAGCGGAGAAATGCACATTCTGTTTTCCGCGCGTTGAATCCGGTTTGCCAACGGTTTGTTCGGAAACGTGTACGGGCCGGATCCGTTACTTGGGCGTTCTTCTCTACGACGCCGACCAGGTACTGGAAGCAGCATCGACAGAGGATCCGCAAGACTTGTATAAAGCGCAATGCGATCTATTCCTTGATCCGAATGACCCAGAAGTCATTGAACAGGCGCGAAAGGACGGCATTTCAGAAGATTGGATTACCGCTGCCCAAAATTCACCTGTCTACAAATTGGCGATTGAATATAAGCTGGCCTATCCGCTGCACCCGGAATATCGGACACTTCCGATGGTCTGGTATGTGCCGCCGCTTAGTCCGATCATGAATTATTTCGAAGGCAAGGATTCCATCAAAAATCCGGATATGATTTTTCCGGCAATCGAGGAAATGCGCATTCCGATCCAGTATTTGGCGAATATGCTGACAGCCGGTGATGCGGAAACCGTAAAGCAAGGATTACAGCGAATGGCGATGATGCGTTCCTATATGCGTGCTTTATCCTCCGGCAAAGAATTTGATGAATCGAAGCTGGAGCGCGTCGGTTTGACTGCGCATCAAACAAAGCAGATGTATCGCCTGCTTGCGATCGCCAAGTATGAAGACCGTTTTGTCATCCCGACTTCCCATAAGGAAGGTCAGATGAATGTGTATCGTTCCCAAGGGTCGGCAGGGTACACCGAAATGGGGACATATGGGGAAAGCGTCTCACAAGATCAGTTCAGCTACTCGATCATGGGAGCGAATGGAGAATGCGACGGCTGCGGACCGGTCAACCCGCAAAAAACAGGGAAAGAAATTTACGAAGAGAACTTCTATGGAGGGATTTGGCGTGATTGA
- the narJ gene encoding nitrate reductase molybdenum cofactor assembly chaperone — protein MIDLNRLYEEKNVFGFFANQLAYPDKQTFHPSVLEESIDSSDPCYPHVKTYWDLMHTYSLEEIQELYTQTFDFQKDATLFMTYVKYEDSKERGQMLARLKVLYEMFGLLMPDNELSDYLPLMCEFIYAAEWRGDPRAQQSFAMLIAVLEDGSYHLMKALEKYDSPYFHLIKGMREVFKSCIQQEVPAHD, from the coding sequence GTGATTGATCTGAATCGGCTCTATGAAGAGAAAAACGTATTCGGCTTTTTTGCCAATCAGCTTGCCTATCCCGACAAACAAACGTTTCATCCTTCGGTATTGGAAGAGTCCATTGACTCTTCCGATCCCTGCTATCCACATGTGAAAACGTATTGGGATTTGATGCATACGTATAGTTTGGAAGAAATCCAGGAACTGTACACGCAAACGTTCGACTTTCAAAAAGATGCGACGCTGTTCATGACCTATGTGAAATATGAAGACTCCAAGGAACGGGGACAGATGCTCGCGAGATTGAAGGTGCTTTACGAAATGTTCGGTTTGCTGATGCCGGACAACGAGCTTTCCGACTATCTTCCTCTCATGTGCGAGTTTATCTATGCGGCCGAGTGGCGAGGCGATCCGCGGGCACAGCAAAGCTTTGCCATGCTGATTGCGGTTTTGGAGGATGGTTCTTACCATCTCATGAAGGCGCTCGAAAAGTATGACAGCCCTTATTTTCATTTAATCAAGGGAATGAGGGAAGTATTCAAGTCTTGTATTCAACAGGAGGTTCCCGCTCATGACTGA